The following nucleotide sequence is from Thermodesulfobacteriota bacterium.
AGATCCTTTTTCAGTAAGCACGGGTTCAAAGTAATCTAGAAAGAAGTAAAGATATGGAATTCTGTAGAATTTGTCAGATTTAAAATGGAGAACATTTACGTTAAAAATTGGATATGAAATGCTCTCTCGTGCCTTCAATAGATTTATGACCTTGGATAGACTTCCAAGGAGTCCCTGCAGGCGTATTATGTCTTAGAAATAATTTCCTTACTTTTCTCACCGCAGTTAAACAGCATATCAAGCGTCGAGAGATTATGAATGAAATCCCCCCAGAGCTGAGGATAGACTGGCGGGTTAAAGCTCACGAATTTGATTTGTATTCCTGATTTATTCATTAGTGGAACGTCAAGATGTTTTTCGACGATGGGAAAAGTTAGGTAGGAATCTGAACTTAGATGTTTACAAATATTTATGATTAACTCAGTACCCTTTCCGCTCACCCCCAGGTCAGACTGAAGATACAATTCGGTTTTCAGTGAAAGCTTCTCCCAATTGAATTTGATCATTTGCAAATTTAACTCGACTAGTAGGTTATTATTCTCACGATAAATCGATTCCAATATTGACAGGTATTCATCGAGATATGGAGCATTCGCATAATGTTGCTGAATACTGAGTAGGTGATTTCTTTGCCAGTCTGACTCATTGCATATTTCCACATTTTGAATTATCTGAAGCCCTCGTCCCTTTTTCCAGACTGGTACCGTCAACCACATCTCACCCTGCTTATTTTTTAGACGGTTACGGTTGACCCATCCACGCCCACGAGGAAACTGTACATCGTCGAGTAAAACCATACAGTCGACCTTCATCGCCTTAAAGAAAAATCCCGGCCATGGTAAGAAGGTCGGCTGGTGAGTTGTGACAATCATAGCTTGTCCTGATTTTTCGGATCAACAACTTAGATTTTATACTAGTTGATAGGTCTTGTGCCACTTTTTGAGTGGATACCGATTTGTCTAGATTTTAAAGTAGTGACTTTATTCCGAAGGATGTGTAGTATTTATGTATCGGCTTTCAGTGGATTTCAACTTCAGGTAAATAATATTCCGAAGGAGGACTTACAATGAATAGAACAATATCTTCACGATTATTTCTAAAGATATTTTTAACTATTGTTGTATGTTTCTTGTTTTTTGTAAGCGGTAGGGTATCTGCCGACCAACCACATATGAGAGCCGCTCTTAATGCTTTGAGGACGGCAATGAACGAGCTCCAGATAGCTTCTTCAAAAAAAGGAGGTCACCGTGCCAAAGCCATTGATCTCGTCAACCAGGCAATAACAGAAGTGCAAAAGGGCATAGAGTATGCAAAGTGACCCGTTATTTTGTTCAGTTTGAATAACATTACAAAATTCTTACCATGAAAATCACAAATCCTCTTCATCCCCAGGAAATTACGGCTGAGTGGATCACTTTTGCCCTCAGGGCAGGTGGAGTTATTAATCAGGCAATTGTTAGGAATGTAAAGAAGGAAATTCTAGGGGGTGGTAAAGGCTTCTTGAGCAGTGTCGTCCGAGTGAGTCTCGATTATGATAGAGTGGATAAGGATGCGCCGAAATCAGTTGTAGTTAAGATCGAGCCTGAATCAGATACTTTCCGTAAATTTGGGGATGAATTAAATGCATTTCAGCGAGAAATCCGCTTCTATAAAGAAGTGGCGAGCAATGTTCCGATTCGACTTCCAATTCTTTACTTCTCGGTTGACGAAGCTCCTGCTTACTCGATGGTTATGGAGGACCTGAGCTCTTACACGCCAGGTGATCAAGTAATCGGTATGCATAGGGACCAGGTCATGGCTACTGTTGAGATATTAGCGAAACTTCAGGCGAGATACTGGGATAACATTGCACTCGAGAGACTCAGATGGATGCCTACTACAAATGCCATAGGTATAGACTATCAGGAAAAGTGGGGATCATTTGTTGAACACTTTGGCTCGTACGTGGAGAAAAAGGGGCTTGAAGTGGGTGAGAGACTAGGAAATTCGATATCCTGGCTTGAGAAAGAGATAGAAGGACGGCCGAAAACCATAGTGCATACTGATCTGAGGGAGGACAACCTATTATTTGGAAACCCAAATTCTGATGAGGCTATCCTAATTCTGGATTGGCAGCTTGCAATTCGTAGCATAGGTGTCTTTGATGTAGCCCGGATTATCGGTGGGAGCGAGCTACCCTCAGAGCGTAGCGGTCATCAATTTGAGGTGCTTCGTCGTTGGTATGATGCTCTTATAAGAGAGGGAGTTAGGGACTATTCCTGGGAAGATGCTGTTCGCGATTTCCGCTTAGGAGCCCTTGAGCTTTTATGCTTTCCAGTTCATTTCCATGTTGGCTTAATTGGAAGTGAAGGCCGCAGCATGGAGCTTGCACAGGCAATATGCGGGCGCGTATTTTCGTCCGCGGTTGAAATAGATGCCGCATCAGTCTTGCCATCATTGTAAAAGTCAGATATTTTAGGGGCATGATCTTTAAAAGTATTTTCTTCATATATCTTATTTTCTCTTCCTAACTTCTTTGTCTTGATACTGAATAGATCCTGACCTATCGTCAGGACATGGTTCAGCACAAGTACAAAGAAGCAATCCTTCGATCCTTCGATAAACTCAGGACAGGCCCTTCGATGAGACTCAGGGCTCAGGACAAGCGTGCCCAAACATCCAGCGAAAATCCTCCTTAGTCCTCCTTTACAAAGGAGGAGTCCCTCTTTTTTAAAGAGGGATGTAGGGGATTTTCACGTTTTCGTTTCTGATTTTCTTAACGCAATTTTTGGAATGCCCTTCAAGTCCTTTAAATTCTGAAAAGAATTAATGAAAATAGATCAATCTATGAAATTGTAAGGATTTTGTCCACTAAATGTCTAACATCTACAATAATGACTGAAGGGTTCGCCTTTGCGCTCAGTGGAATATGATGTGGACGGTATAAGTGATATCGCTGAGAAAGCGCCAAATTTCGCAACGAAGTTTGTTGAGATAACAAAAAGACCATCCTTTTGTAAATTCCATCCATTCCTTAACGCCGTTGGCAAAGCCACCATCGCAAAGCTTATCACAATAACCCGGCTGACCTCACGAAGTAATTCATTTGTGGAAACAGCTATTTATGGCCACTTAAGGGACCGGGAGCTTAAAAAATACTTTTCGACACTTACATCTTTTTTTAAACGTTCCCTAACCCCTATCATCATTATAACGACAGAGTATAGGAGAATTATGGACAGGCCTACAAACATCTGACTCTTACTTTTGTATCAAGTTACCGGGTTGTCGCACGGTAGGATAATGGAGCGACAATAAGTATAAATTCTATCGCATTCATGTGGATACGGATTAGTTTTGGAACCGAGGATAATCTATTATTTTAGAATGTGAGGTCTTGCAAGATATCTGCGGGGTCATCTATATGTTTTTCATCCTCGTCCTTGGTTTCTTCTTCTTCAGAATTGTCGGTGTTATCGTCAACAACAATCTCTTTATCGTCTTCTATGGGTTCATCTTTTTGACTGCATCCTACAATGCCCAGCGCTAATCCCAAGATAAACGTTATTATAATTGTCCTCATTATATAAGGTCCACCAGTACTAATGAAGTATATCAAGAATATACACCTTTCGGCTGGGGATTGCTAATGTCGAGGGAATGCGAAAAGGAACCTTCATATACCGTTGGATCGTCTTAAACTTTATTTACTCCGGTTTCATTAGGATTTGCTTGCTAATCACATCTTCACTGTTATAGTAACTACCGAAGCAATCGCTTGGTCTTATGCTTTTTCGGTCTTTTATTTTCATCTGTTTAAGATTTTTGGCCAATTCTCCACTTTCTTCAGAAGAGGAAGCAACACATACTTCAACATCCTTTGTCTCCGAGAATGAGTATTCGACTCCTATTTCGTTCCCTTTTTGACGTATATAGCTTGGATGATGCAATTGGTACATACGGAAACTCAGGAGCAACCGAGATAAGGATTACTAAAGAAGGGATAGCTACTGCTCGGCATAACACAATGCTTTTTCCAGAGGGTGGACCATAGGGTAGCGAACTGCAGCTTTAAATACTGGTAGCAATTTCTATCAAAATTTTGGAGGAGATATCAATGATAATGGAGACAAAGATTAGGAGTTTCGTGAAGACGTTATCGTGGAGGGTAACAGCCACTATTACAACTATTATAGTTGCTCTGGCGATTACGAGAAGGATTGATATAGCTATACAAATCGGGTTGCTTGAGGCTCTTCTAAAAATGTTGGTATATTTCATTCATGAAAGGTCTTGGGCAAAAATCACTTTTGGGATTCATGAAAAAAAGCCATTAGTCTTGTGGTTCACCGGTCTTTCGGGAAGTGGCAAGTCTCAAATTTCACAAGCAGTATATGAGAAATTTCAAAAGAGGAGGATTCGGGTTGAATATTTTAATGGGAGGAAAATACGCGAAATTTTTCCAGAAATTGGATATTCTCCCGAGAACAGGAAAGAACATATCGGCAAGATATGTTCGTTAGTTAAGATACTTGAAAATAATAATACAAGCGTCATAGGATCGTTCGAAAGTCCCTTTGAGGAAACAAGAAATTATCTGCGAATAAACCTAATTAATTATGTAGAAATATACGTTCGTGCAACTCTCGATTATTGCATAAGTAACGATGATCGAGGATTATACAGGAAAGCGATGAGCGGGGAGCTCGACAATTTTGTAGGAGTCTCGATAGAATATGAGGAACCTAAGAATCCGGAAATAATAATTGATGCTGAGAATCAATCTATAAAAGAATCTACCGAGCAAATTCTCAAGTATCTGGAGAAGAATAAATTTTTACAATGATTATGTTAATGAAATGTTGAGGTGAAGAAATGGATAACATCAATTCTGTAAATTACGGCACTGATAACTTCGAAATAGATGTTCTTGAAAGAAGTTACAAGGTCCCCGTTCTCGTGGACTTCTGGGCGGAATGGTGCGGTCCTTGCAGGGTGCTGGGACCTGTACTGGAAAAGTTAGCTGACGAAAATAAGGACAGGTGGGCTTTGGTAAAGTTGAACACCGACAAACACCCGGAGCTTTCCGCTCGTTATGGCATTCGAAGTATACCGAACGTGCAACTCTTTGTTGACGGAAAGGTTGTGGACGGATTTATAGGGGCATTGCCTGAGAACATGGTGACAGGCTGGCTAAGTAAAGCACTGCCTGGTAAGTATCATAATCAGGTAAAAAATGCGGAGCATTTACTCGATGAAGGGGGGATTGTCGAGGCACAGAAAATTCTTGAGGAAGTAGTCGGTGCCGAAGAAAGTAACGATTTAGCAATTACATTGCTTGCTAGGACTTATGTCTTCTCAGACCCCCATAAGGCTTTAGAAATTGTTGATCGTATAGGGCCGACCTCAGAATATTCAGATATAGCGGAAGCGATAAAAACATTCGGTGAAATGTTTTTGTACCTAGAAGATTCCAAGCCCTTAAAAGAGGGTGCTGTAAGGGGGAGATACTTATCTGCTATTAAGAGCTTAAGATCTCAAAACTTCACGGATGCATTGGATAGTTTCATAGACGTGATTCGTAAAGACCGCTATTATGACAATGATGGTTCGAGGAAGGCATGTATTGCTATCTTTAGATTATTGGGGGAAGATCACGAAATAACAAGGAAGTACCGTCCGGTTTTTGCCAGTGTATTGTATGCGTAAATTTGGGTCTTTGGAATAAA
It contains:
- a CDS encoding WbqC family protein produces the protein MIVTTHQPTFLPWPGFFFKAMKVDCMVLLDDVQFPRGRGWVNRNRLKNKQGEMWLTVPVWKKGRGLQIIQNVEICNESDWQRNHLLSIQQHYANAPYLDEYLSILESIYRENNNLLVELNLQMIKFNWEKLSLKTELYLQSDLGVSGKGTELIINICKHLSSDSYLTFPIVEKHLDVPLMNKSGIQIKFVSFNPPVYPQLWGDFIHNLSTLDMLFNCGEKSKEIISKT
- a CDS encoding oxidoreductase family protein, with product MKITNPLHPQEITAEWITFALRAGGVINQAIVRNVKKEILGGGKGFLSSVVRVSLDYDRVDKDAPKSVVVKIEPESDTFRKFGDELNAFQREIRFYKEVASNVPIRLPILYFSVDEAPAYSMVMEDLSSYTPGDQVIGMHRDQVMATVEILAKLQARYWDNIALERLRWMPTTNAIGIDYQEKWGSFVEHFGSYVEKKGLEVGERLGNSISWLEKEIEGRPKTIVHTDLREDNLLFGNPNSDEAILILDWQLAIRSIGVFDVARIIGGSELPSERSGHQFEVLRRWYDALIREGVRDYSWEDAVRDFRLGALELLCFPVHFHVGLIGSEGRSMELAQAICGRVFSSAVEIDAASVLPSL
- the cysC gene encoding adenylyl-sulfate kinase — translated: METKIRSFVKTLSWRVTATITTIIVALAITRRIDIAIQIGLLEALLKMLVYFIHERSWAKITFGIHEKKPLVLWFTGLSGSGKSQISQAVYEKFQKRRIRVEYFNGRKIREIFPEIGYSPENRKEHIGKICSLVKILENNNTSVIGSFESPFEETRNYLRINLINYVEIYVRATLDYCISNDDRGLYRKAMSGELDNFVGVSIEYEEPKNPEIIIDAENQSIKESTEQILKYLEKNKFLQ
- the trxA gene encoding thioredoxin, with product MDNINSVNYGTDNFEIDVLERSYKVPVLVDFWAEWCGPCRVLGPVLEKLADENKDRWALVKLNTDKHPELSARYGIRSIPNVQLFVDGKVVDGFIGALPENMVTGWLSKALPGKYHNQVKNAEHLLDEGGIVEAQKILEEVVGAEESNDLAITLLARTYVFSDPHKALEIVDRIGPTSEYSDIAEAIKTFGEMFLYLEDSKPLKEGAVRGRYLSAIKSLRSQNFTDALDSFIDVIRKDRYYDNDGSRKACIAIFRLLGEDHEITRKYRPVFASVLYA